A part of Thermococcus sp. SY098 genomic DNA contains:
- a CDS encoding cytochrome C biogenesis protein, with the protein MAISDAILMTAADISLDSLSQVTEFTGVTFSIIALGILNALRPSIFLMIVFLLSMIALTDEKRVLRVGLAFTVGAFLGYSIIAVALMNLHTKIPLLRYFVVAFGITVGAYKILSALGYVSLPVSSPLREKSNIILEKATSPPAAFVVGGVMAFLSLSCVLPSYLLVSSLLSGQYPPAITGALLVVFIGISVLPFAIVTLGFHYGSRYARLGRAVDRLSSVSGRGDLVMGVVLVLVSMLYFVFFL; encoded by the coding sequence ATGGCAATTTCAGACGCAATCCTGATGACCGCCGCGGATATATCGCTGGACTCCCTGAGCCAGGTGACGGAGTTCACTGGGGTAACGTTCTCAATAATCGCCCTCGGGATCCTCAACGCCCTCCGGCCGTCAATATTCCTGATGATAGTGTTTCTCCTCTCGATGATAGCGCTGACGGACGAGAAGAGGGTTTTGAGGGTCGGCCTGGCGTTCACCGTCGGCGCGTTTCTTGGATACTCGATAATAGCCGTTGCCCTCATGAACCTGCACACCAAGATACCCCTGCTCAGGTACTTTGTGGTCGCCTTTGGAATAACAGTGGGGGCTTACAAGATACTCTCCGCACTGGGCTACGTGTCGCTCCCAGTCTCCAGCCCGCTTAGGGAAAAGAGCAACATAATACTTGAAAAGGCCACCTCCCCGCCGGCAGCCTTTGTTGTTGGGGGCGTGATGGCGTTTCTATCGCTGTCCTGCGTGCTCCCTTCCTACCTACTGGTGAGCTCCCTGCTTTCCGGCCAGTATCCCCCGGCAATCACGGGGGCGCTGCTCGTGGTGTTCATTGGAATATCCGTGCTCCCCTTTGCCATCGTCACTCTGGGCTTCCACTACGGGAGCAGATACGCGAGACTTGGAAGGGCCGTGGATAGGCTATCCTCGGTAAGCGGGAGGGGAGATCTAGTTATGGGCGTGGTGCTTGTGCTCGTGAGCATGCTCTACTTTGTCTTTTTCCTTTAA
- a CDS encoding class I SAM-dependent methyltransferase yields MAETAKKYDRFSKFYDLFEALIESRAFSKYRKKALSLAKGKVLEIGVGTGKNLPYYPKDVEVIGIDFSKGMLEKAEKRKKELGIKNVRLLLMDAQNLEFEDNSFDTVVSTFVFCTVPDPIKGLKEAYRVLKPGGKAILLEHMKSRSKLLNVPLYLMDPVMRALTGTSMIRETQKNIEKAGFKIEKVENLFSDIVRLIIATKPSGD; encoded by the coding sequence ATGGCTGAAACCGCCAAAAAATATGATAGGTTTTCAAAATTCTACGACTTATTTGAAGCGTTAATAGAGAGTAGGGCTTTCTCGAAATACAGAAAGAAAGCTTTAAGCTTAGCTAAAGGCAAAGTTCTTGAAATAGGTGTTGGAACAGGTAAAAATCTGCCCTACTATCCAAAGGATGTTGAAGTTATCGGAATAGACTTCAGTAAAGGAATGCTTGAGAAGGCCGAAAAAAGGAAGAAAGAGCTTGGCATTAAAAACGTCAGGCTTCTTTTAATGGATGCCCAAAATTTGGAGTTTGAAGACAACAGCTTTGACACCGTTGTGAGCACTTTCGTCTTCTGCACCGTGCCCGACCCGATAAAGGGGCTGAAAGAGGCTTACCGGGTGCTGAAACCCGGAGGGAAAGCCATACTCCTTGAGCACATGAAGAGCAGGTCAAAGCTTCTCAACGTCCCCCTCTACCTCATGGACCCTGTAATGAGAGCACTAACGGGGACGTCCATGATACGGGAGACGCAGAAGAACATCGAAAAGGCAGGCTTTAAGATAGAGAAGGTGGAGAACCTGTTTTCTGACATTGTAAGGCTGATCATTGCAACAAAGCCTTCGGGTGATTGA
- a CDS encoding ABC transporter permease, which yields MIARKNLFHDKGRVLISVGGVALSVTLVIILLGVYYGMTTLGTNYIVNTNADLWVGQEGIHDLWHTYSLLPRGLGDEIKGVDGVKSVHELIGRAVQIEVPRSGAKKTVYIVGFDPTSGVGGPWDIMKGKKEIKNGEAIVDHVFFVRNNLKLGDTIKVGDKELKIVGVSKGTFAVVYPYIFVTTKDAAEIFGTTQYVNYYLVELSGDRPADEVAKDITDRLKEKGVSVEILTKERFIQNHKDVINESFNSILFPLVFIGFIIGAAVIGLTLYTMTMEKMREYAILKAIGAQNKFLRKIVFQQAVIITFLGFIVGIGLSLLATTFVPRFAPEFFVEMNSATVGITFAAVVGMGLLAPLIPIRRLNKVDPVVVFNA from the coding sequence ATGATAGCGAGGAAGAATTTGTTCCATGACAAGGGGAGGGTCCTGATAAGTGTGGGTGGAGTTGCCCTCTCCGTAACGCTGGTTATAATACTCCTTGGAGTGTACTACGGCATGACGACCCTCGGCACGAACTACATCGTGAACACAAATGCCGACCTCTGGGTAGGGCAGGAGGGCATACACGACCTGTGGCACACTTATTCCCTCCTCCCAAGAGGACTTGGCGATGAAATTAAAGGTGTGGATGGCGTTAAGAGCGTCCACGAGCTCATAGGAAGGGCGGTTCAGATAGAGGTCCCAAGGAGCGGGGCGAAAAAGACGGTCTATATAGTCGGCTTTGATCCCACCAGCGGAGTGGGCGGCCCGTGGGACATCATGAAAGGTAAAAAAGAGATAAAAAATGGAGAGGCCATCGTTGACCACGTCTTCTTTGTCAGGAACAATTTAAAGCTCGGCGACACCATTAAGGTAGGGGACAAGGAGCTCAAGATAGTCGGGGTCTCAAAGGGGACGTTTGCGGTTGTTTACCCGTATATTTTCGTTACCACCAAAGATGCCGCCGAGATTTTCGGGACGACCCAGTACGTGAACTACTATCTGGTGGAGCTCTCGGGGGACAGGCCAGCGGACGAGGTGGCGAAGGATATCACTGACAGGCTGAAGGAAAAGGGAGTATCCGTGGAGATACTGACGAAGGAGAGGTTCATACAGAACCATAAAGATGTGATAAACGAGAGCTTCAACTCAATACTCTTCCCGCTGGTGTTCATAGGCTTTATAATCGGAGCGGCGGTCATAGGGCTTACGCTCTACACCATGACCATGGAAAAGATGAGGGAATACGCAATACTGAAGGCTATTGGGGCACAGAATAAATTTTTGAGGAAGATCGTCTTCCAGCAGGCGGTTATAATAACATTCCTCGGCTTTATCGTGGGTATAGGGCTCTCCCTGCTCGCGACCACCTTCGTCCCGAGGTTTGCCCCGGAGTTCTTTGTGGAGATGAACTCCGCCACGGTCGGGATAACATTCGCCGCCGTCGTTGGTATGGGTTTGCTGGCACCTCTAATCCCAATAAGGAGGCTCAACAAAGTTGATCCGGTGGTGGTCTTCAATGCCTGA
- a CDS encoding ABC transporter ATP-binding protein: MPEILIKATNLTKIYGSGRTAVKAVDNVSLTLRRGEVVLLMGPSGSGKTTLLTLLSGLLRPTSGSIRIYFSSHASRKVFQFPISAHGWVELTELSQDELAKLRLEKMGFIFQHFNLLSSLTALENVMVPLLIKGVKKKEAEERAKRLLVELGLEDRLNSKPEKLSGGEQQRVSIARALITDPDIIIADEPTANLDSKNGREVIELIHDRAKRDGKGVIIATHDPRIVDFADRILYMEDGKIYEKDNSQARKLLLFTKEEPEE, translated from the coding sequence ATGCCTGAGATTTTGATTAAAGCCACCAATTTGACGAAAATCTACGGTTCGGGGAGGACAGCGGTTAAAGCTGTGGACAACGTTTCACTAACCCTGAGAAGAGGGGAGGTTGTTCTACTCATGGGTCCCTCGGGCTCTGGAAAAACGACCCTCTTAACCCTGCTGAGCGGACTTTTAAGGCCCACCTCCGGAAGCATAAGGATATACTTCTCCTCCCATGCGTCACGTAAGGTGTTCCAGTTCCCGATTTCGGCACATGGATGGGTCGAGCTGACCGAATTGAGCCAGGATGAGCTCGCAAAGCTCAGGCTGGAAAAGATGGGTTTCATATTCCAGCACTTCAATTTGCTCTCCTCACTGACGGCGCTGGAGAACGTCATGGTGCCCCTCCTAATAAAGGGAGTAAAAAAGAAGGAAGCAGAGGAGAGGGCAAAGCGTCTGCTCGTCGAACTCGGGCTGGAGGACAGATTGAACAGCAAACCGGAGAAGCTTTCAGGAGGGGAGCAGCAGAGGGTTTCCATCGCGAGGGCACTTATAACAGACCCGGACATCATAATAGCAGACGAGCCGACGGCAAACCTCGATTCAAAGAACGGGAGGGAGGTAATCGAGCTGATTCATGATAGGGCAAAGAGAGACGGCAAAGGCGTCATAATCGCCACGCACGATCCGAGGATAGTTGACTTTGCTGACAGAATACTCTACATGGAAGATGGAAAAATATACGAAAAGGACAACTCACAGGCGAGGAAACTGCTACTGTTCACAAAGGAAGAGCCCGAGGAATGA
- a CDS encoding PLP-dependent cysteine synthase family protein: protein MVENYTKLGIYDNILQTIGKTPLVRLRKIERYFNLKNELYAKVEFFNPGGSVKDRIGKYMIEGAKEEGKITQGAVIIEPTSGNTGVGLALVAAVEGYMTVFTMPDKMSTEKELLLRAMGAFLIRTPTAVAPDDPNSYYKVAEAVRNLIWKKGRAVTREELREIVEYVQRLVNEERLDELRAILEEEVEETPYAYIPNQYFNRYNPLAHYETTAREIWEQTGGEIDYLFAGIGTGGTITGIGRYLKERKKEAKIIGVDPVGSIYSLVKKGMSLEEALKKAHPYLVEGIGEDLLPETVDLSLVDDMVVVNDQEAFAMTRFLARKEGILAGGSSGAALYGAVKYLKEKGVEDKKVVVIFPDTGRNYLTKVFNDEWLIANGFEVDDEKVLEVLR, encoded by the coding sequence ATGGTAGAAAATTACACAAAATTGGGTATTTATGATAACATATTGCAGACTATCGGAAAAACACCATTAGTGAGGCTGAGGAAGATAGAGAGATACTTCAACCTTAAAAACGAGCTCTACGCCAAGGTGGAGTTCTTCAACCCCGGAGGAAGTGTAAAGGACAGGATAGGTAAGTATATGATAGAAGGAGCAAAGGAAGAAGGAAAAATAACCCAAGGGGCAGTGATAATTGAGCCCACATCAGGAAACACAGGTGTGGGGTTAGCTTTAGTTGCAGCCGTTGAGGGATACATGACGGTCTTCACGATGCCGGACAAGATGAGCACAGAGAAGGAGCTCCTCCTAAGGGCCATGGGCGCCTTCCTCATAAGAACCCCCACCGCTGTGGCTCCAGACGACCCGAACTCTTACTACAAGGTGGCAGAAGCTGTGAGGAACCTCATCTGGAAGAAGGGAAGGGCGGTAACAAGGGAGGAGCTCAGGGAGATAGTTGAGTACGTTCAGCGGCTCGTTAATGAAGAGAGGCTCGACGAGCTCAGGGCGATCCTTGAGGAGGAAGTCGAGGAAACGCCCTATGCCTACATCCCCAACCAGTACTTCAACAGGTACAACCCCCTTGCCCACTACGAGACAACCGCGAGGGAGATATGGGAGCAGACCGGAGGGGAGATAGACTACCTCTTCGCGGGGATAGGCACCGGGGGGACGATAACCGGAATCGGGCGCTACCTCAAGGAGAGGAAGAAAGAGGCGAAAATAATAGGCGTCGACCCGGTCGGCTCGATATACAGCCTGGTTAAGAAGGGAATGAGCCTTGAGGAAGCCCTCAAGAAGGCCCACCCCTACCTCGTGGAGGGTATAGGGGAGGATCTGCTCCCTGAAACCGTTGACCTAAGCCTCGTTGACGATATGGTTGTCGTCAATGATCAGGAAGCCTTCGCAATGACCCGCTTCCTCGCGAGGAAGGAAGGGATTCTGGCGGGCGGTTCATCCGGTGCGGCCCTCTACGGGGCGGTGAAGTACCTCAAGGAGAAAGGAGTGGAGGACAAGAAGGTCGTTGTCATATTCCCGGACACGGGGAGGAACTACCTCACGAAGGTGTTCAACGACGAGTGGCTCATCGCGAACGGCTTTGAGGTCGACGACGAGAAGGTTCTGGAGGTGCTGAGATGA
- a CDS encoding cystathionine gamma-synthase, whose amino-acid sequence MRFSTKAIHVGEEPESMQHGDVVFPIHLSTTFAKRSIREVEEGYVYSRSGNPTRDALERKLAALENAKYGLAFSSGLAAESTILLALLKKGDHVVAFDDLYGGTKRLFNQVMERFGIEFTYVDAREPENVRRAIRENTKMVWLETPTNPLLKLADIKTISEIAHERDIIVVVDNTFASPYFQNPLDLGADIVLHSVTKYLGGHSDVVGGAVMVNDGEIYERLKFHQNAVGAILSPFDSWLVMRGIKTLAVRMERHEKNAMTIARYLEEHPLVEKVYYPGLASHPQHELAKRQMRGFGGMLSFELKGGLEEAVRFVESLEIFALAESLGGVESLIELPAIMTHASVPKEEREKVGIRDSLIRVSVGIEDVEDLIEDLERGFEAVRA is encoded by the coding sequence ATGAGGTTCTCAACCAAAGCCATCCATGTCGGTGAAGAGCCCGAGAGCATGCAGCACGGCGACGTTGTTTTCCCCATCCACCTCTCAACCACCTTCGCGAAGAGGAGCATAAGGGAGGTCGAGGAGGGCTACGTCTACTCAAGGAGCGGCAACCCCACGAGGGACGCACTTGAGAGAAAGCTGGCGGCGCTTGAGAACGCAAAGTACGGGCTGGCGTTCTCCTCAGGCCTCGCCGCTGAATCCACGATACTCCTGGCGTTACTGAAAAAGGGTGACCACGTTGTGGCATTTGACGACCTCTACGGCGGGACGAAGAGGCTCTTCAACCAGGTGATGGAGCGGTTCGGCATCGAGTTCACATACGTTGATGCGAGGGAGCCCGAGAACGTGAGAAGGGCGATAAGGGAGAACACGAAGATGGTCTGGCTCGAAACGCCAACGAACCCCCTCCTCAAGCTCGCGGACATAAAGACAATCTCCGAGATCGCCCACGAGAGAGACATCATCGTGGTCGTGGACAACACCTTCGCGAGCCCCTACTTCCAGAACCCCCTTGATTTGGGTGCCGACATAGTCCTCCACAGCGTCACCAAGTACCTCGGCGGGCACTCCGACGTCGTCGGTGGAGCTGTGATGGTAAACGACGGCGAAATCTATGAGAGGCTGAAGTTCCACCAGAACGCAGTTGGGGCAATCCTTTCGCCCTTCGACTCCTGGCTCGTTATGAGGGGCATCAAAACGCTCGCCGTCAGGATGGAAAGGCACGAGAAGAACGCCATGACGATAGCAAGGTATCTGGAAGAGCATCCGCTGGTTGAGAAAGTTTACTATCCTGGTTTGGCGTCGCATCCACAGCACGAGCTCGCGAAGAGGCAGATGCGCGGCTTTGGGGGCATGCTGTCCTTCGAACTCAAGGGCGGCCTTGAGGAGGCGGTAAGGTTCGTTGAGAGCCTTGAGATATTCGCCTTGGCTGAAAGCCTCGGCGGCGTCGAGTCGCTCATAGAGCTCCCCGCCATAATGACCCACGCATCTGTTCCAAAGGAAGAGAGGGAGAAGGTCGGCATAAGGGATTCGCTCATTAGAGTCTCCGTGGGAATAGAGGACGTCGAAGACCTCATCGAGGACCTTGAGAGGGGCTTTGAGGCGGTGAGAGCATGA
- a CDS encoding class I SAM-dependent methyltransferase has translation MIPDIEEIRTFLERLGFGEEEVNELVEQIEYFETEAPERDDIVRDYLRDECIETIVEEIVEEILKLNRKSIKLLDVAAGSGFFTERVKEKLEEKGIKVEVYGFDITPSMLRRLKEKGITPIWGVAEKIGESIRIANEHYGINAPKEFDVVLSTLAFHHFLKPEEVLRSMKSVLKEGGKVIIVDVLKHEHEEFKETLKDTHLGFPLEEIKGMGSKVFKEVEAGYMDVYCEVGDIIVGLYKAVFA, from the coding sequence ATGATACCCGACATCGAGGAGATTAGAACGTTCTTGGAGAGGCTTGGCTTTGGCGAAGAGGAGGTCAACGAGCTGGTGGAGCAGATAGAGTACTTCGAGACGGAAGCTCCTGAGAGGGACGACATTGTGCGGGACTACCTCAGAGACGAGTGCATAGAGACGATAGTTGAGGAAATAGTCGAGGAAATATTAAAGCTAAACAGGAAAAGCATCAAGCTTCTTGACGTCGCGGCCGGCTCGGGCTTCTTCACGGAGCGCGTAAAGGAAAAGCTTGAGGAAAAGGGCATAAAAGTTGAGGTCTACGGCTTCGACATAACGCCCAGCATGCTGAGGAGGCTCAAGGAAAAGGGAATAACACCCATCTGGGGTGTTGCCGAGAAGATCGGGGAGTCAATAAGGATAGCCAACGAGCACTACGGCATAAATGCTCCAAAAGAGTTCGACGTTGTTTTGTCGACGCTTGCATTTCACCACTTCCTAAAGCCAGAGGAAGTCCTCAGAAGCATGAAGAGCGTTTTAAAAGAGGGCGGCAAAGTCATAATAGTCGACGTCCTCAAGCACGAGCACGAGGAGTTCAAAGAAACGCTGAAGGACACCCATCTTGGATTTCCACTTGAAGAAATAAAGGGGATGGGCTCAAAGGTGTTCAAAGAGGTGGAAGCGGGCTATATGGACGTGTACTGTGAGGTTGGAGACATTATAGTTGGTCTTTATAAAGCGGTGTTTGCTTAA
- a CDS encoding SRPBCC family protein: MNPKRYRQQEIRAILERLKKAQAEFLECKPPEDFLHCVRIAVLVDARVEEVFSLVSSIDNHYLFWPEYEFKSEGDGKLKKGLIYLTREKGAERWVKYRIVDFKENSFYSGEMMGKDAFLKKLRYEHHFIPVDDMTMSIESVYYSPRYGLVEKLLNLLIAERVIKKRLLNAHLKLKEVAEKKSSS, encoded by the coding sequence ATGAATCCGAAAAGATACCGCCAGCAGGAGATCCGTGCAATCCTTGAGAGGCTTAAAAAGGCTCAGGCTGAGTTTTTGGAGTGCAAACCACCGGAGGATTTTCTCCACTGTGTTAGGATAGCGGTGCTCGTTGATGCGAGAGTGGAGGAAGTTTTTTCTCTCGTGTCCAGCATCGACAATCACTATCTTTTCTGGCCCGAATATGAGTTCAAATCTGAGGGTGACGGGAAATTAAAGAAAGGGCTGATATACCTCACCCGTGAAAAAGGAGCGGAAAGATGGGTAAAATACCGGATTGTTGACTTTAAAGAGAACTCTTTCTATTCGGGGGAAATGATGGGGAAGGACGCTTTTTTAAAGAAGCTGCGGTATGAACACCACTTCATCCCCGTGGATGATATGACCATGAGCATCGAGAGCGTATACTACTCCCCTCGCTATGGTCTTGTGGAAAAACTCCTGAACCTCCTCATAGCAGAGCGCGTCATCAAGAAGAGGCTTTTAAATGCTCATCTAAAGCTAAAAGAAGTGGCGGAAAAAAAGAGCTCTAGTTAA
- a CDS encoding SHOCT domain-containing protein, with protein sequence MMFESTELVRLSAHTGETGWGWHDMMGFGYFGIFGALLMLLFWIAIIVGVVWFIKWIIEQSSSGSRKSALEILDEKYARGEIDDEEYERRKRKLLEG encoded by the coding sequence ATGATGTTTGAAAGCACTGAACTGGTGAGACTTTCAGCTCACACTGGAGAAACTGGATGGGGGTGGCACGACATGATGGGATTCGGATACTTCGGAATCTTTGGAGCACTGCTCATGCTCTTATTCTGGATTGCGATAATAGTCGGAGTGGTGTGGTTCATTAAGTGGATAATCGAGCAGAGCTCGAGCGGAAGCAGAAAGAGCGCCCTTGAGATACTGGATGAGAAGTATGCAAGAGGAGAAATAGACGACGAAGAATATGAGAGAAGGAAAAGGAAGCTTCTGGAAGGTTAG